Proteins encoded in a region of the Triticum dicoccoides isolate Atlit2015 ecotype Zavitan chromosome 3A, WEW_v2.0, whole genome shotgun sequence genome:
- the LOC119269817 gene encoding two-component response regulator ORR26-like, with translation MADASAFPYGLRVLVVDDDPTWLKILEKMLRKCSYEVTTCGLARVALEILRERKNRFDIVISDVNMPDMDGFKLLEHIGLEMDLPVIMMSIDGETSRVMKGVQHGACDYLLKPVRMKELRNIWQHVYRKKMHEVKEIEGHDSCDDLQILRYGFEGFDEKGLFMTVDSDPTRKRKDMDHGDQDSSDGATAKKARVVWSVDLHQKFVNAVNQIGFDKVGPKKILDLMNVPGLTRENVASHLQKYRLYLGRLQKQNEERILGSGRQDFSTKGPSSENLNLRSSFQEQPSNTSSGYPHASQKIQGQSSLSDSQLEETKRTVPLPAPDRSMNSVSSAAEPQNVAGVSPIGGVLSFKGLPVNQDRKPSETMILECQAWTGGVPAKQFMQYPKHNHARCDLLGDYACLPKPDLEHPTAPGHLFTPPPLISMSCSTEMDARNFSDVKPALLDCIKSFSPALTCTADSVSVQISDSVVTATNAADRKFSSVEGLPSTKDCYFGQTSNQGSWLRSQEEPSIICGADFASLPEDLPGYPLQGGVSFENVGLSSIDLFHYNDAMILSGLQSNWYDDQDHFSSETTDYPLMDGCLFA, from the exons atGGCCGACGCGTCCGCCTTCCCCTACGGGCTGCGCGTCCTCGTCGTCGACGACGACCCCACCTGGCTCAAGATACTCGAGAAGATGCTCCGCAAGTGCTCCTACGAAG TTACCACATGCGGCCTAGCTAGAGTTGCTCTTGAAATTCTCCGGGAGAGGAAAAACAGGTTCGACATTGTGATTAGTGATGTCAACATGCCAGATATGGATGGCTTCAAGCTTCTTGAACACATTGGACTTGAGATGGATCTGCCTGTTATAA TGATGTCCATTGATGGGGAGACAAGTAGGGTGATGAAAGGTGTGCAGCATGGTGCTTGCGATTACCTCCTTAAGCCTGTTCGGATGAAGGAACTCCGGAACATTTGGCAACATGTATACAGGAAGAAAATGCACGAGGTTAAAGAGATCGAAGGTCATGATAGCTGTGATGATCTCCAGATACTAAGATATGGTTTCGAGGGATTTGATGAGAAGGGCCTATTTATGACAGTTGATTCCGATCCCACGAGGAAGAGAAAAGACATGGACCACGGAGATCAGGACTCCAGTGACGGTGCTACTGCTAAAAAGGCTAGAGTAGTCTGGTCTGTTGATCTGCATCAGAAGTTTGTAAATGCTGTGAACCAAATTGGATTCGACA AAGTGGGGCCGAAGAAAATATTGGACCTGATGAACGTGCCGGGCTTAACAAGAGAGAATGTTGCTAGCCATCTTCAG AAATATCGCCTATACTTGGGGAGGCTGCAAAAGCAGAATGAGGAAAGGATATTGGGCTCTGGCAGGCAAGATTTCAGCACTAAGGGACCATCATCAGAGAACCTTAACCTCAGAAGCTCCTTCCAAGAGCAACCAAGCAACACTTCCAGTGGATATCCGCATGCTTCCCAGAAGATACAAGGCCAGAGCAGTTTGTCAGATTCTCAGTTAGAAGAAACCAAGCGCACGGTCCCCTTACCGGCGCCAGATAGAAGCATGAATTCTGTAAGTTCAGCTGCCGAACCTCAGAATGTCGCCGGTGTTTCACCAATAGGCGGCGTGCTGTCGTTCAAAGGTTTGCCAGTGAATCAGGACAGGAAGCCATCAGAAACCATGATACTGGAATGCCAGGCCTGGACTGGAGGAGTGCCAGCAAAGCAGTTCATGCAGTACCCAAAGCACAACCATGCACGCTGCGACTTGTTAGGGGATTATGCATGCCTACCAAAGCCAGACTTGGAACACCCCACTGCTCCTGGCCATTTGTTTACCCCACCGCCGCTTATCTCAATGAGTTGCAGTACGGAGATGGACGCCAGAAACTTCTCAGATGTGAAGCCAGCCCTTCTTGACTGCATCAAGTCCTTCTCCCCGGCGTTGACATGTACAGCTGATTCGGTTTCTGTTCAGATCAGTGACAGTGTTGTGACCGCAACCAATGCTGCTGACCGGAAGTTTTCCAGTGTGGAAGGTTTGCCTAGCACTAAAGATTGTTACTTCGGCCAGACGAGCAACCAAGGCTCCTGGCTTCGTTCGCAAGAGGAGCCAAGCATCATATGCGGGGCGGATTTTGCTTCTCTGCCCGAGGATCTCCCCGGCTACCCACTTCAAGGAGGTGTCTCCTTTGAGAATGTAGGGCTGAGTAGCATTGATTTGTTTCACTACAACGACGCGATGATACTATCTGGGCTACAAAGTAACTGGTATGATGATCAAGACCACTTCAGCAGCGAAACGACGGACTACCCGTTGATGGATGGATGCCTCTTCGCATAA